The Pseudocalidococcus azoricus BACA0444 genome segment CCGCCCTCAAAACGGCTGTGGTCCCAGGCCCGAAATAATCGTCTCTACCAACTCCTCACTATGCCAGGGTTTACTTAAACAACGGTGAAGATTAGCTTGCTCAAGGGCCCGTTGGACTGCACTTTCATCGGCCTGGCCCGTCAGCATTACCTTCACAACTTTAGGAAACTTTTGATGCACTTGGATCAAAAATTCATCTCCCCGCACCCGCGGCATCAGCCAATCGGAAACAATCACAATCACATCGGAATTTTCATCTTGGAGTTCATCAATCAGTTCCATGGCTTCATCGGCACTCTCGGCAGTTTCATAGAGATATTTATCGCCAAATGCGTTTTTGAGTTGGGTGCGTAAACTTTCCAAAATCACCCGTTCATCATCCACACATAAAATTACTGGCTTAGGCATGGCCCACAGACTCCTGAAC includes the following:
- a CDS encoding response regulator, which codes for MPKPVILCVDDERVILESLRTQLKNAFGDKYLYETAESADEAMELIDELQDENSDVIVIVSDWLMPRVRGDEFLIQVHQKFPKVVKVMLTGQADESAVQRALEQANLHRCLSKPWHSEELVETIISGLGPQPF